AGTTAGGATCAACTTGTGACTGCATTGAAGTCTGAGAAGAATCAACCATTCCGTGCCCACAGCTTACTTCATCATCTAAAACAATCTTACCTGCAAAATTCGTAAGTTGTCTTGTATCACTAATATAAGGAGCTCCATTATTTGAACTCATCGAACACATAGATAATAGAACATTGTATCCTATAACTTGAGAACCATTTGTTACTTTTTGAACAATCATCACATCACCGTAGTAGCCAACACCTACATACTCTCTAGCAACTTGAGTTCCGCCGATTCCACCTTGATTGAATGTCCCTTGAATTGTTGTCTGTGAATTTCCAGAAAAGCTACTCGAGCTAAAGCTATAGACATTCTGTAGTCTTTGTCCAGATCTACATTGGATCTGACTTAGGAGACCAGAGTAGTTACCTGCACCTATTTGTGCTGTACCCTGAGTCGGCAAAGTTACTCCCGTGGAAGTAGAGCTGACCGTATTTTTCTTTTTATCGTCACCACATGACCAAAACAGAGTCGCAGCTAGAGTGAAAATAAATACCTTTTTTAATGAATGCGTCTTCATTTGTTTCTCCTCGAAGGCCTTAAGACCCAAGCGATTAGACTTTTCTCTATACATTTCGGGTATTGGATCAAATTACTTTAGGAAAAATAAACCTATTACAATTTTTCTTAATGAATATTCTGTAATTTGGTAAACTTACAGTACATCTATAAAGAGAGATCATTTTGAATTTTTTAGCTATTTTAAAAAATGCATTTAATTATAAGGCCCTAAGGGATGATGAAGAGGTAAGATTTCGTCTTACTAATGGGTTAAAAATAGCCTCTATTCCAGTCTTTACTAGTTGTGTCCTCATTATATTTCTTTGGATATTTCTTTCAATGGACTTAGTTTTTTTCAAATCAAATGGTTATGCAAACTTTGAACAGTTTAACGAAGTCTTCTATGACTTCATTGTGTCTAAAGTATTAGAGTTCTCAGTTGTATTTATAGGGCTTGTCTCTTGTACACTACTCTTTGGTATCTATATTTCAGAATTACTGCTAAGACCGTTTCGTGTTATTGGAGATTACTGTGAGAATTTTCTAGAAGATAGAACTTCTTCCTATGACCCTGACTTTTTTAGTGATTTAAAACTATTAACAAGATTTAGTGAGTGGTTTTTTAATACTGTTTATATTGCCGATCAAAATGGTGTGTTAAAGCCTATAGAGGTTCCACAGAAGTTTACTAGAATACATAAGCCCGTTTTCGAAACAGGCTTCTTCTTACAGTTTTCATTTTTAATTTTAGCGACTTCAATTGTTTCAGGGCTTCTCTTCTATGAAGTAATTAGTGGGGTTCATGAGCAGGTTGTGCAAATGGCCTTTGATATTCTCCCTAATAAATATGAAATACAATACTTCCTTCTTTATCAAAGTTCAGTTTTGAGTAGTATCATTATTGGAACTTTAATTGTGCAAGTTTTTGCCTATATGCTGATGGCGATGAATTTGTATCGAAAGGTATCAACTCCGGCATTTGGGGTTTTTGCAACAATGAGATCGTTCATAAAGGGGCGCTATGATTCACGTGTTCACCTTATTGGCTATTCGTATTTAAGGCCACAATGCAGAAAATTAAATAAATATTTAGCTGAAATGCAAAAGTCTTTACATAAAGCTGACAAAAATAGCATTCAGGATTAGTATAATAACGACGAGAATAGAATAACTGAATAGAATAATCAATTCGACTATAAATAACAAAGGAAGAGGAATGTTGAAGAAATTAATTAAAACTAGCTTACTGCTAGTGACGGTAGTAGGTCTTTCAAGCTGTGTGTCTGACAAGCAGGTTGTAGAGGCTCTTAAGAAAAATCCAAAAGCATTATTTGAAATAATTGAAGAAAATCCGGCGGATTTTATGGAAGCAGTTCAAAAGGCTGCTAAATCTGCTCAATCTGAAATGGGTAAGAGAAGAGAACAAGAAGAAGCAAAGAAATTTGAAGAAGCATTTGATAAGCCTCTTCAGGCTGAGATTAGAAAAGATGAGTCATTTAGAGGATCAAAAGATGCTCCATTAACGCTTGTAGAATACTCTGACTTTCAATGTCCATTTTGTGTAAGAGGATTTAATACTGTTAAGGAATTATTACAGAAGTATGATGGTAAAATTAGATTTGTCTATAAGCATTTACCATTAAGTTTCCATAAAGAAGCTCTTCCAGCTGCGCACTATTACGAAGCAATTAGACTTCAAAGTGCTGAGAAAGCATTTAAATTTCATGATGCTATCTTTGATAATCAGAGAAAATTATCTCTTGGTGATTCTTTCTTAAAGAAAATGGCGAAGCAAGTTGGTGCGGACATGGGAAGATTAGCAAAAGATGTAAAATCTAAAGCCGTTATTGCAAGAGTTGAAGAGGATATTAAAGAAGCCGCGAAGTTTGGTTTTCAAGGTACTCCAGGTTTCCTATTAAATGGTATCCCTGTTAGAGGAGCTTACCCAATCGATCACTTTGAAAAGATTATTGCAAAGTTGAAAGAGAAAGGGAAAGTTGATTTATAATTAGTAAATTAAATACTTTTAAGGGCCCCTGATTGGGGCCTTTTTTATTTCGTAAATTTAAAGGTAAATTTAAGTTTGTCTAATTTGTTTATTTTTTGAATTTGAATTAAACTAAATTCATGGAAGAGAATACTTATAGTAAATTTAATCGTCCAAAAGTTCTCAAGTCTAGCTTGAACTCTCTTGATTATGAAGACTCTAAACGCATTGAAACCCTTGTGAATGATGTAAAAAAAGGGGGGGTTTTAGAGTCTGATGAGTTTTTTCGTTCCTATATCTTTGAGTTAAAATTAATATTAGATGAAGATTCTCCAAAAGTGGCATTAGATTCATTTTTTCGGTTAGAAAATAATTTAGAAAAATTCTATTCGCTATTAGCATTAGATGAATCCTTTCCTGATCTTCTGACTTTTCATCGAAATTTTTCACCAACAGTTCTTCGTATTTTTTGGGAATCGATTTCCCTAGATGATGATGAGTCTTTAATAGAGAGAGTTCTAGAAGCTTTCAGAATTGCCTTAGAGGAAGAGCTCTATTTCTGGCATCAAAACCTTCATTAAATTAAATTAAAGTAGGAAAATAATGCCTGAGTGAAATACTTTAACTCGAAAAGTGGCATTATTTTGACACTACCTCTTCCAGCGATCAGCTAGTTATAAAAAAAATGGGAAAGAATTTCCTATAAATGTAATGCAGCCTTGATGCTTGGCCTTTAAAAATGTATAATTTTTGACAGAGCGGAAAGTATTTCTTCTTAGAAGAAAAACATCCGATTATAAAACCAGGAAGGTAATGAAATGGCAGACGGAGATGCTAACTTAGGCAAACCCGCCAACTCAGGCAGTGGAAAAAATCCTCTTCTTACAATAGTAATGATTCTTCAATTAGTTTTGATGGGTTCAATTGCATATTTTCAATACTTATCACATCAAAAGCTAGCGGCTACAGAGTCAGTGATGGACGTAGTTAAGAGCGATATGAAGAGTGCTAGTCTTGATGAGAGTAGTGAGACAGGTGAAGCTAGAGAGCAAGATGGAGTTTTATTTCCACTCGATAATTTTACAGCTAACCTTGCTCAAGGTGATGGGCCAAGAAGATTTGTAAGATTAAATGCTGTTTTAAAATTTAATAAAGACTCTAGTGAAGAAGAGTTTAAGGCTAGAAAGCCACAAATTAGAGATACGATAATTAGTATTTTAAATTCTAAAAGAGCTGAAGACCTTCTAAAAGTAGAAGGGAAGAGCTATTTAAAAGAAGAAGTTAAAGCCGCTATTAATAGTTTCTTAGTAGACGGAAAAGTTATAGACGTTTTTTACGTCAGTTTTCAAATTAACTAGTTTTTCGGCAAAATGATTTTGCCATTTAACAACTTGTAAAATGATCCCAGGAGGGGAGAATGGCCCAGGTCCTAAGTCAAGACGAAGTCGACGCGTTATTAAATGCAGTAAATGATGGTGATTCAGATGATCTGATGGGTGGTGGAGACTCTGGTGATTTCGACGGTGGAGATGAAACCGATGATAATATCCAGGCCTACGATCTAACCAATCAAGACCGTGTTATTCGTGGGCGAATGCCTATCCTTGAAATTATTTATGAAAGATTTATTAGATCTTTTCGAGTAAGTCTTTCTAATTCACTTAGAAAAATTTCTACAATCTCTATGATTTCTACTGACCTTCTTAAGTTTGGTGAATTTGTTAATACACTACCGATTCCAAGTTGCATGTGTATTATGAGATTCAATGAATTAAGAGGTCCTGCTCTTCTAGTATTTGAATCAAAACTTGCTTACGCAATTATTGATTCATATTTTGGTGGGACGGATAGACCATTCACAAAAATAGAAGGAAAAGAATTTACTATGATCGAACTTTCTTTCATGAAGAAAGTTATGGATATGGCGATTAACGATCTTGAAGAAGCATGGGCACCTGTTCATAGAATTGATGCTCAGTATTTAAGAACAGAAATTAATCCTCAATTCGTAGGAGTTGTTCCTCCATCAGATGTTATTATCGCAACGACTTTAGAAGTTGAATTTGAATCAGCTTCTGGAACAATTATGATCGTTGTTCCTTACTCTACAATTGAACCAATTAAGCAAAAGTTAAGCTCAAGTTTTCAAACTGATAATGATATGGCCGATAGTATCTGGACTCAGGCAATGAATGAACATATCAAACAAGCTCATGCAACAATGGTTGTGAAGCTTGGGGAAACTAGCATCACTGTTGGAGATCTCGTAACACTTGAAAAGGGAGATATCGTTCCTTTAAATCAAGAAGCTTCTGGAGAAGTTACTATTGAGGTCGAAGGTGTTGAGAAAATGAAATGCCTTATTGGAACACATAAGGGAAATCGAGCTGTTCAAATTACAAAAGTTGATAAAACAATAAGAAGAGAAATGTCCACTACGGAGGAGCAATAATGTCTAATGATTTAGAAAACCAATCTAACCCAATGGGTAATGTTGAAGACATTAACACGGCTAGAGTAAGTAACCTATCTGATGAAATTAAAGCGGGAGATGATGCGCTAAATAAGTTGAAGGTGCAAAACCTTGACTTTATTTTAGATATCCCACTGAAGGTTACAGTCGAGCTAGGACGTACTGAGGTCATGATTAAAGATCTTCTACAACTTGGTCAAGGTTCAGTGTTAGAACTAGATAAACTTGCTGGAGAGCCTCTTGAGATTCTCGTTAATGGCAAGCTAGTTGCTAAAGGCGAGGTTGTAGTTGTTAATGAGAAATTTGGTATTAGATTAACAGATATTATCAGTCCGATAGAAAGAATCGAAACACTTAAGTAATGGTAATGGAGCTAGGTATGAAGAAGATCTTAACAATTTTAACTATACTCTTTTCTGTGAGTTCGCTACAGGCTGGAGAGAATATTAAAGTAAAGAGCTTAAAGTACTCTGCTATTAATAACTCAACAGGAGAGATTTCAATTCAAATTGAAGGGAATCTTGAATCGGCTCCAGAGCTTACGATCAAAGATAGTATGATTCAAGTAGCGCTTAAAGATGCTGTTGTATGGCCAAAGATTGAGAAGAAAATAACTCTGAATAAGAACTTAGACTCAACTATTATGGCCTATCAGTTCAATAAAGAAGTTGCTAGGGTAAGAGCAATGCTTCCTTACTCTATTAAAGGTCTCGAAGACAGAGTAAGTATTACTATTAGTGGTGATAATATCAATCTTCAGTTCCCAAGAGTTATGAGTGCAGCTCCTGCATTTAAGAAGACCTCTGTCGCTAAGGCAAAGCAGAATATTGAACAATATGATGAAAGTTATTTAGATAAGCTTATAAAGGAAAAAGAGCAATCTAAAGCACCTATAAATAAACTTTCTGAAGTAGCTAAAGCGGCTCCAGTAATTGCAACTGACAAGGTCAATGTGGCCCTGTCTGGTATCGAAAAAGACTCTTTAAATGAGGGTAAGTCTTCGTTTTCACTCACTGGCTACATTGGCAAATTTGTTGCTTTTCTAGGTGTAGTACTTCTTCTCTTCTACGGAGTAGTGGCCTTAATGAAAAAGGGTGTTCTAAAGAAAGGAAAATTAGGATTCTTAAATAGCACTAAGGTAATAGAAGTCATCAATACAACATATGTTGGTCCAAAAAGAAGCTTGATGCTAGTGAAGGCCCATAAGCAAGTTTTCTTAGTTGCTAATACTGAAAAGGGGATGGAGTTCTTGTCAGAAGTAAACGATATTTCAGGATTAATTAAAGATGGTGAAAAATCTCTTTCGGGAAACAACTTTGACTCAGATTTAGGATCTGCAAACTTAATAGAAAAATCATTTAACTTAAAAGAAGATATTGAAAAAACTGCAGACCAAAATGTAGAGCTGAATACTGATGTAGTGAAAGATAGTGTTAAATTATCTCAGAAAATTAAAGAAAAAGTAAAAACACTTAAACCATTACAATAAGGTTGGGAAGAAGTTGGAAGCCCTTTTAAAGATGAAAAATATTATTAAACTTATCCTCGGATTTATGCTTCTT
This sequence is a window from Halobacteriovorax sp. JY17. Protein-coding genes within it:
- a CDS encoding thioredoxin domain-containing protein is translated as MLKKLIKTSLLLVTVVGLSSCVSDKQVVEALKKNPKALFEIIEENPADFMEAVQKAAKSAQSEMGKRREQEEAKKFEEAFDKPLQAEIRKDESFRGSKDAPLTLVEYSDFQCPFCVRGFNTVKELLQKYDGKIRFVYKHLPLSFHKEALPAAHYYEAIRLQSAEKAFKFHDAIFDNQRKLSLGDSFLKKMAKQVGADMGRLAKDVKSKAVIARVEEDIKEAAKFGFQGTPGFLLNGIPVRGAYPIDHFEKIIAKLKEKGKVDL
- a CDS encoding flagellar basal body-associated FliL family protein, producing MADGDANLGKPANSGSGKNPLLTIVMILQLVLMGSIAYFQYLSHQKLAATESVMDVVKSDMKSASLDESSETGEAREQDGVLFPLDNFTANLAQGDGPRRFVRLNAVLKFNKDSSEEEFKARKPQIRDTIISILNSKRAEDLLKVEGKSYLKEEVKAAINSFLVDGKVIDVFYVSFQIN
- the fliM gene encoding flagellar motor switch protein FliM produces the protein MAQVLSQDEVDALLNAVNDGDSDDLMGGGDSGDFDGGDETDDNIQAYDLTNQDRVIRGRMPILEIIYERFIRSFRVSLSNSLRKISTISMISTDLLKFGEFVNTLPIPSCMCIMRFNELRGPALLVFESKLAYAIIDSYFGGTDRPFTKIEGKEFTMIELSFMKKVMDMAINDLEEAWAPVHRIDAQYLRTEINPQFVGVVPPSDVIIATTLEVEFESASGTIMIVVPYSTIEPIKQKLSSSFQTDNDMADSIWTQAMNEHIKQAHATMVVKLGETSITVGDLVTLEKGDIVPLNQEASGEVTIEVEGVEKMKCLIGTHKGNRAVQITKVDKTIRREMSTTEEQ
- the fliN gene encoding flagellar motor switch protein FliN; protein product: MSNDLENQSNPMGNVEDINTARVSNLSDEIKAGDDALNKLKVQNLDFILDIPLKVTVELGRTEVMIKDLLQLGQGSVLELDKLAGEPLEILVNGKLVAKGEVVVVNEKFGIRLTDIISPIERIETLK
- a CDS encoding flagellar biosynthetic protein FliO, coding for MKKILTILTILFSVSSLQAGENIKVKSLKYSAINNSTGEISIQIEGNLESAPELTIKDSMIQVALKDAVVWPKIEKKITLNKNLDSTIMAYQFNKEVARVRAMLPYSIKGLEDRVSITISGDNINLQFPRVMSAAPAFKKTSVAKAKQNIEQYDESYLDKLIKEKEQSKAPINKLSEVAKAAPVIATDKVNVALSGIEKDSLNEGKSSFSLTGYIGKFVAFLGVVLLLFYGVVALMKKGVLKKGKLGFLNSTKVIEVINTTYVGPKRSLMLVKAHKQVFLVANTEKGMEFLSEVNDISGLIKDGEKSLSGNNFDSDLGSANLIEKSFNLKEDIEKTADQNVELNTDVVKDSVKLSQKIKEKVKTLKPLQ